A genomic region of Erythrobacter sp. SCSIO 43205 contains the following coding sequences:
- a CDS encoding mechanosensitive ion channel family protein, protein MEQLLAFFSAQPLWAQSVIGVTGLLIASLLVNFILKDVILRIAAPYLDRKSSTIDRSATWFATVAPLLVISKGIGFVPGLEDWAVELISDVSQSVIVLSIAMGIVKALTYVNEVYERRPQAKNRPIKGYLQVVKIIVLCGAVIILISILINESPFLLLSGLGAITAVLLLVFKDTILSLVASVQLSTNDMLRVGDWITMTSMGADGTVIDISLHTVKVQNFDKTIVSIPTYRLVADSYQNWRGMAESGGRRIKRALHLDQNSVRFLSDEEVLDLKKFKMLKAYLADKREEIAEWNARELEGEDAPVNARRLTNLGTLRAYIEAYLRWHPHINNDFTLMVRQLAPGPQGVSLELYCFTDTTAWEIYEGIQADIFDHLIAIVSEFDLQLFQEPSGSDYARLVDRGS, encoded by the coding sequence ATGGAACAGCTTTTGGCCTTTTTCTCCGCTCAGCCCTTGTGGGCACAAAGTGTCATCGGCGTCACCGGGCTTCTGATTGCCTCGCTCCTCGTCAATTTCATTCTCAAAGACGTGATTTTGCGGATTGCTGCGCCGTATCTGGATCGCAAGAGCAGCACGATCGACCGATCAGCCACCTGGTTTGCAACCGTTGCCCCGCTGCTGGTGATTTCCAAGGGTATTGGCTTTGTACCGGGCCTAGAAGATTGGGCGGTGGAGCTGATTTCTGATGTCAGTCAGTCGGTTATCGTTCTTTCCATCGCAATGGGAATCGTCAAGGCGTTGACCTATGTGAATGAGGTTTATGAGCGCCGCCCGCAGGCGAAAAATCGCCCGATCAAAGGCTATTTGCAAGTCGTCAAGATTATCGTCCTTTGCGGCGCGGTGATCATCCTGATTTCCATCCTAATTAACGAAAGCCCTTTCCTGCTTTTAAGCGGGCTTGGCGCGATCACGGCGGTTTTGCTCCTCGTTTTCAAAGACACCATCCTCAGTCTCGTTGCCAGCGTCCAGCTGAGCACTAACGATATGCTTCGCGTGGGTGACTGGATCACCATGACCAGCATGGGCGCAGATGGCACCGTGATCGACATCTCGCTTCACACGGTAAAGGTGCAGAATTTCGACAAGACCATCGTGTCGATCCCCACATATCGCCTCGTCGCTGACAGCTACCAGAACTGGCGCGGGATGGCTGAGAGCGGGGGGCGGCGGATCAAGCGGGCGCTGCATCTCGATCAGAATTCGGTGCGGTTCCTTTCCGATGAGGAGGTTTTGGACCTCAAGAAATTCAAAATGCTCAAGGCCTACCTTGCCGATAAGCGCGAAGAGATTGCCGAGTGGAACGCAAGGGAGCTTGAAGGCGAGGACGCGCCCGTCAATGCTCGGCGCCTCACCAACCTGGGCACATTGCGCGCCTATATCGAGGCCTATTTGCGCTGGCATCCGCACATCAACAATGACTTCACCTTGATGGTGCGCCAGCTTGCCCCCGGCCCGCAAGGCGTGTCGCTGGAGCTTTATTGCTTTACCGACACAACCGCCTGGGAGATCTATGAAGGCATTCAGGCCGACATCTTCGATCACCTGATCGCGATTGTGTCCGAGTTTGACTTGCAGCTATTCCAAGAGCCTTCGGGCAGCGACTACGCCAGGCTCGTTGACCGGGGCT
- a CDS encoding tRNA (guanosine(46)-N(7))-methyltransferase TrmB — MSAFKEGDPTTLSRLYGRSIGKPLSAKQQGLVDNLLPQIAVPAEGPVTAERLFGEDCQMHFEIGFGGGEHLAYRADLLPNHGFIGAEPFINGVAQALTHVDDGKLSNVRLHAGDALEVLGRVPDASLLMVYLLHPDPWPKNKHAKRRMMNDGPVQMIADKLKPGGEFRFGTDHPIYVRHALMVMQRFTNEFEWVVEGPESWQNRPSGWCETRYETKARNVFGHEVWYFRFRRK; from the coding sequence ATGAGCGCATTTAAAGAAGGTGATCCGACGACATTGAGCAGGCTTTATGGCCGCTCGATTGGCAAACCCCTGAGCGCGAAGCAGCAGGGGCTGGTCGATAATCTGTTGCCGCAAATCGCTGTGCCTGCGGAAGGTCCGGTGACGGCTGAACGTCTGTTTGGCGAAGACTGCCAGATGCATTTCGAGATCGGCTTTGGCGGGGGTGAGCATTTGGCCTACCGCGCAGATTTGCTTCCAAATCATGGGTTTATCGGCGCAGAACCGTTTATTAACGGGGTCGCGCAGGCGTTGACGCACGTCGATGATGGCAAGCTTTCAAACGTGCGCCTTCACGCAGGGGACGCCTTGGAAGTGCTTGGCCGCGTGCCGGACGCATCGCTTTTGATGGTATATCTTCTCCACCCCGATCCTTGGCCCAAGAACAAGCACGCTAAGCGCCGGATGATGAACGACGGCCCGGTTCAGATGATCGCGGACAAGTTGAAACCGGGCGGTGAATTCCGCTTTGGCACCGATCACCCGATCTACGTGCGCCATGCGCTAATGGTAATGCAGCGCTTTACGAACGAATTTGAATGGGTCGTGGAGGGCCCGGAAAGCTGGCAAAACCGCCCCTCGGGCTGGTGCGAGACGCGCTATGAAACCAAAGCGCGCAATGTGTTCGGTCACGAGGTTTGGTACTTCCGGTTCAGGAGAAAGTGA